From bacterium, one genomic window encodes:
- a CDS encoding RDD family protein — MENPNILVNHNKYCYTSFWKRSISLTIDFLILDLVGFLWMFFFSLGMLVFFRIILKVDDIRKINLLWEIISQVWVIISFILLSSYFIFMHGRYGATLGKMIVRIKVVKQDYTPINYKIAMIRYFAFLLSCATCGIGFLLAAFDSKKQSLHDKIAKTYVVYRCSIQDNEK; from the coding sequence ATGGAAAATCCAAATATTTTAGTAAACCATAATAAATATTGTTATACAAGTTTTTGGAAACGCAGTATTTCTCTTACAATTGATTTTTTGATTCTTGATTTAGTCGGATTTTTATGGATGTTTTTCTTTTCTTTAGGAATGTTAGTATTTTTCCGAATAATACTAAAAGTAGATGATATTAGAAAGATTAATCTTTTATGGGAAATAATTAGTCAAGTGTGGGTAATAATATCTTTTATATTATTAAGTAGTTACTTTATTTTTATGCATGGAAGATATGGAGCTACATTGGGTAAAATGATTGTAAGGATAAAGGTTGTTAAGCAAGATTATACACCTATAAATTATAAAATTGCTATGATAAGATATTTCGCTTTTCTCTTATCATGTGCCACATGTGGGATTGGTTTTCTTTTAGCTGCCTTTGATTCTAAGAAACAGAGTTTACACGATAAAATTGCTAAGACTTATGTGGTGTATAGATGTTCAATACAGGATAATGAGAAATAA
- a CDS encoding transposase, producing the protein MDRGYDEIEVREHVEKDETKAYISLAKRENKYGVYSTEMFEFNKEGDLLCPAGKQMKRLGKKPRKDRKIRFEGIACGECELRGFCTTVSYRTVEIIEDEHKRRQQARELNQTPEHKKAIKMQLRIEAGIGHLKDYHLLRRAFYRNKEMIRIQQLMSVSSANIEKLVRAKGHMEL; encoded by the coding sequence TTGGATAGAGGATATGATGAGATTGAAGTAAGAGAACATGTAGAGAAAGATGAGACAAAAGCCTATATTAGTCTTGCCAAAAGGGAAAACAAATATGGTGTTTATTCCACAGAGATGTTTGAGTTCAATAAAGAAGGTGATCTTCTTTGTCCAGCAGGAAAGCAAATGAAGAGGTTGGGTAAGAAACCTCGTAAAGATAGGAAGATAAGGTTTGAAGGGATAGCTTGTGGTGAATGTGAATTGAGAGGATTTTGTACTACTGTAAGTTACCGAACAGTAGAGATTATTGAAGATGAGCATAAGAGGAGACAACAAGCAAGGGAATTAAATCAAACACCTGAACATAAGAAAGCGATAAAGATGCAATTAAGGATTGAAGCAGGTATTGGTCATCTAAAAGATTATCATCTGTTGCGGAGAGCATTTTATCGAAATAAAGAGATGATAAGGATTCAACAGTTGATGTCAGTAAGTTCAGCAAATATTGAAAAACTTGTTCGGGCAAAGGGTCATATGGAATTATAA
- a CDS encoding RHS repeat-associated core domain-containing protein translates to MEYDFWSAKPLGEYIYANDQLVSKDLVMGGLFTAFFHHDGLGSIRDITDRGGNVLTSYDYDAFGEVKQGYIGKYNYNSFTGKQYDPESKLFYFGARWYDPQVGRFVSKDLANIATVQLPYEHRPIGNIGSLQGYIYDPTLHYNIFMYM, encoded by the coding sequence ATGGAGTATGATTTTTGGAGTGCCAAGCCATTAGGAGAATATATTTATGCAAATGACCAGCTTGTATCAAAGGATTTAGTCATGGGAGGATTATTCACTGCTTTCTTCCATCACGATGGATTAGGGAGTATAAGGGATATCACAGATAGGGGAGGAAATGTTCTAACTTCTTATGACTACGATGCATTTGGAGAGGTAAAGCAAGGCTACATTGGTAAATATAACTATAACTCCTTCACAGGCAAACAATATGACCCAGAAAGTAAGTTATTTTACTTTGGCGCAAGATGGTATGATCCCCAAGTGGGGAGATTTGTGAGTAAGGATCTAGCGAATATAGCTACAGTACAACTTCCCTATGAACATCGGCCAATAGGAAATATTGGGTCACTTCAAGGTTACATATATGATCCTACACTACACTACAACATCTTTATGTATATGTAA